The genome window ATCTTAATTTTGACAAGAGAAGATGAAAAATGGAATTTGGTCAACGGATCAAAGAGATTAGACTTAAGAAAAAGTTCACGTTAGAGGAACTGGCTAAGCGAACGAACGTGAGTGCTAGTTTTCTTTCACAGATTGAAAGGGGGATAGTCTATCCTTCAGTAGAGAGCCTCAAGAGAATTGCTACGGCTTTGCATGTGAAGTTGGACTATTTTTTCAAAGAAGAAAGAGTCCCTCGTAAAACTATTGTAAAGAGAGACAAAAGAGAAAGATTTTTTTTAAAAGATTCTAATGCATTTGTAGAGATACTAACTTCCAGTGGAATTGAAGTTTTAATGGAGCCATTAGTCTTTACATTACAGCCAAAAGGTCATACCGGAAAGCAGTTGAGTATGCATGAAGGGGAGGAGTTTGGTTTAGTTCTTGAAGGAAAGATTAAAGTGCAAATTGGAAAGGAATTTTACACATTAGAACAAGGCGATAGTATCTCCTTTGACTCTATGCTTCCCCATAAGTTCAGGAATATTGGTAATGGTAAAGCAAAAGTTCTCTGGGTAGTTTTCTCTCCCCGAAGAATTATGTAATTTATCTCTAACGGGATAAATTTCTAATTTCAGGAGGCACACGGGATGAACGGTGAAGATAAGACAAAAGAGCAACTCATCGAAGAATTAGGGAAAATGCGTCAGCAGCTTACTGAACTGGAAGCATTAAGAGCCGAGTGCAAGAAGACGGAGGAGGAGTTGCGGGAGGCACGGGGCTACTTAGAGAATCTGATCAACTATGCGAACGTTCCTATCATCGTATGGGACAAGGAGTTCAGGATTACCCGGTTCAACCATGCCTTCGAGTACCTTACGGGTTATACAGCTAACGAGGTCACTGGCCAAGAACTGCGCATGCTCTTCCCTGAAGCAAGCCGAGACGAATCACTAAGCAAGATCGAACGCACATTGAGTGGTGAATACTGGAAATCGGTGGAAATTCCAATTCTTTGCAAAGACGGAAATATCAAGTTGGCACTCTGGAACTCGGCAAACATCTATGCTAGAGACGGCACGACCCTTTTAGCCACTATAGCCCAGGGTATGGACATCAGCGAGCGCAAGCAGATGGAAAGTGATCTGGGGAAGCGCACGCACGATCTTGGCGAGCGGGTCAAGGAACTGAATTGTCTCTTTGACATTTCTCAGCTCGTGGAGAAGGCGGGCATTTCGTTAGGGGAGATATTTCAAGGGACAATTGGTCTCATTACCCCCGCCTGGCAGTATCCAGAAATCACTTGCGCACGAATTATCCTGGAGGGTCAAGAGTTTAGAACGGAAAACTTTAGAGAAACCATCTGGAAGCAAGCCAGTGACATCATTGTCCACGGCAAGCCGATTGGCAGTATAGAAGTCTGTCTCTTGGAAGAAAAGCCAGAAAGCGACGAGGGACCTTTCCTAAAAGAAGAGAGAAGCTTGCTCAAAGCTATTTCCGGGCGATTGGGAAGGATTATCGAGCACAAGCGGGGAGAGGAGACACTGAAGGAGTATCAAAAGGCCGTGGAGAGTTCGCAGGAGATGATTGCTGTACTGGATCGCCAATACGTCTATTGCCTCACCAATGAGGCTTTTATGAGATATCGCGGCTTGAATCAGGATCAGGTCGTTGGTCACACTGTGGTAGAATTGGTGGGCGAGGACGTTTTCGAAACGAAAGTCAAGCCAAGCTTCGACCGCTGCTTGGGAGGCGAGAACGTGCGCTTCGAGATGGTATATGAGGATCCGCAGGCAGGTAACCGTGACCTGCAGGTGTCCTATTACCCTCTCAGGGACGATGAGGAAAAGGTCACGGGAGTGGTTGCTATTCTCAGGGACATTACTCTGGAGAAAAAAATCGAACGGAAGCGTGAGTGCCTCATTAATTTGTTTCAATTGCTCAACAAGGCAGTCTCTCTCAAGGAGACGATGCAGGGAGCTATCCATTTCCTCAAGAGCTGTTCGGGTTGTGGTAGTATTGGCATCCGCCTGCGCGAAGGGGACGATTTTCCCTACTTCCAGACAGAGGGCTTTCCTGAGGAGTTCGTGAGAATGGAGAGCAACCTTTGCACCCGTGACGGCGATGGTCAAATCGTGCGCGACGACACAGGCAACCCTGTTTTGGAGGGTATATGTGGAAGCGTCATCTCAGGCCACCTCGACCCTGCTAAGCCCTTCTTTACTGAAAACGGCAGCTTCTGGACGAATAGCATTAGTAAACTCCAGACCTCGACTGCAGAGGCCGACCGCGAGGGGTGGATGCGGAATAAGTGCAATGTTAAGGGTTACGAATCTGTGGCTTTTGTTCCATTGAGAACCGAAATAGATACATTCGGTTTGCTCCAGCTGAACTATAGGCGTAAAGGGCAGTTCGTACCGTTTGATATTACTTTCCTGGAAATGGTGGGGAAATACCTGGGATTCTGGCTGGCACGCAAGGGAGCAGAAAACGCTTTACAGGAGAGTGAGAAACGCTACCGTTTACTTGCCGAGAATGTGCAGGATATTATCTGGACCACAGATATGAACTTTAAGTTCACTTATATTAGCCCCTCTGTGAGGAGTGTACGAGGATATAGTGTTGAGGAAGCGATGGCCCAGACACTGGAAGAGAGATTGACTCCTGCCTCCCTTGGGGTTACTAGGAAGGCTCTTGCAGAAGAACTGGCTATAGAAGAAATGGAACAGAAAGACCTGTTCAGGTCACGGACGCTACAACTGGAGTTAATCCGCAAGGACGGCTCCACTATATGGACAGAGAGCACAATGTCTTTTCTGCGCGACCAGGATGGCCGGGCTGTAGGGATACTGGGAGTTACCCGCGACATCAGCGAGTGCAAGAAGATGGAACAAGAGATTCTAAAATTCAGCAAACTCGAATCAGTAGGTATTCTTGCCGGCGGCATTGTCCATGATTTTAACAATTTTTTAATGGCGATTTTGGGCAATATTTCTGTGGCAAAGATGTATACAGAACCAGGAGATAAAATTGGCGAAAGATTGACAGAGGCGGAAAAAGCGTGCCTGCGGGCAAGGGATTTGACCAAGCAATTGCTCATCTTTTCCCTGGGCGGAGAGCCAATTAAGAAGATACTCTCTATTGCGGAAGTAATAAAAGATTCAGCCCTGTTTGCCTTGAGAGGTTCCAATGTCCGTTGTGAGTTTTCCATACCAGCCGATCTCTGGCCGGTTGAGGTTGATGAGGGGCAGATAAGTCAGGTTATCAACAATTTGATTATCAATGCCGACCAGGCTATGCCGGAAGGGGGAATAATTGAAGTGTGTGCGGAAAATATTACTATAGACGCGAATTATGGTTTTCCCGTGAAGGAGGGAGAATATATAAAGATATCCATCAAAGACCAGGGAGTTGGTATACCTGAAGAATACCTCACTAAGATATTTGACCCCTATTTCACAACCAAACAGAAAGGAAGCGGTCTTGGACTTGCCACCACCTATTCCATAATTAAAAATCACCAGGGATACATTACCTTAGAATCCAAAACAAGAGAAGGAACAACCTTCTATGTCTATCTTCCTGCTCTCCCCAAGGAATTCCTAACAAAAAAGGAGGAAGAAGAAAAAATCTTTGCCGGCAATGGCAAGATTCTGGTAGTAGATGACGAGAAGATGGTCAGAGATGTTACCGGCAATATGCTCAATCTTATCGGATATGAGTCAGAGTCCGCCGGAGACGGTGTGGAAGCCGTTGAGGTGTACAAAAAAGCCAGAGAGTCCCAGCAGTCTTTTGATGCAATTATTTTGGATTTAACCATTCCCGGTACCATGGGAGGAGCGGAAACCATCAAGAAACTAATTGAGATAGACCCTGAGGTTAAAGCAATTGTATCCAGCGGTTATTCCAATGACCCGGTAATGGCCAACTTCAGGGAATATGGGTTTAGTGGTTTTCTTGTTAAGCCATATAAAGTTGAAGAACTGAACGAAATATTGCAAAGAATAATAACAGACAAGAATGAATGACCCGCTTGTATAACGCCAGGAACTCCCTCTTATTTTTGGTAGTCGCAAATTCTGGACTCCCCCGATGAAATCGGGGGGCTCCAGGGTTTTTGGAGTAGCGAAACTTGTTTCGCGATAATGACGCAGAGCAAGCTCTGCTACTCCTAAACGCTCCGATAAATCGGAGCTACTCCTAACATTATGAAAAAAATAGACGTGCTTTTACTCAATTTCGGTATAGAAAATACCATACAACCATGGGTTGATAGAGACATACTTTATGCTATTCATAAAGGAGAAAAGATTGAGGAAGTAGAACAAGTTTATAAAAATCGTAAATTTGACCTGATTTTCCTTAAAATATCAGAGGGCGTAACTGAAGGTTTTCGTGTATTGAATTACTTTAAAGATATTTCTCCGTATTCTAAAATAATAGTAGTTTCAGAAAAACCAAATTTTCGGGATGCATTCCAGTATTCAAAATATGGGGCTGATGATTTCCGGGCGATGTTTAGAAATTCCCTTGAATTTATAAGTTTTATAAGGTGTTCCGGTCAACAAGCTATTATAGATAATATAAAAGTTAAATTTACAAATGTATTTCGAAAGGATGCTTTATTATCGTTACTTATGGCGATAACCGAAACAGCTTTAGCATGTCTGGTGAAGACAAAAGGTCAACATGAAACTATGGACCATATGGAAGGAGTTTCACAATATGTTCGTTTAATTTGTGAAAAATTAGGGAAGAAGAAAGATTATGGTGAAATTTTTAACCAAAAATATATTGAGTATATGTATCTTGGAAGTAAGCTACACGATATTGGCAAGATAAATATACCCGAAAGGATAACTATGAAACCATACTCTCTTACAAAAAAAGAATTCGAAATATTAAAAACTCATACTCATTATGGATATGAAATGTTATCCGCAATTGAGCAAGGTGTGGAGCATGATTTGCACGAATTTTTTAAGATAACAAGAGAAATAGCGCTTTATCACCATGAAAATTACGACGGAACCGGCTATCCATATGGCTTAAAAGGTAAAGATATTCCTTTTTCTGCAAGAATTTGTGCCTTAGCAGATGCATATGATGCTCTTACGTCGTATAGGCGTTATAGAGGGGCGTTTTCTCATAAAAAGATATGCGATATTATATTACATAAACAAAATCATAAATACGACCCGGATATTCTGAAGATATTCAGACAATATAATAAGGAATTTAAAGAAATATCCTCTGTTTTTAGAAAAAATGCAGAAACATATTCTCATAAAAGAATAAGGATACAATGTGCCTGGTGCAAGTCACTATTTATTTTTGACAAATGGTTGCCTTACAACGAAATCCTTTATGGTTCTCATGTTATGTGTCCAAAATGTCATAAGAAACTTCAGAAAAAAATCAGTAATGTAAGTTACTGAATCAGGAATTTTCTATGGCTGAGAGGAAAAATATTCTAATAATTGGTGGTGAAGAATTTATAGGGAAAAATCTAAAAAAAGAATTGCTCCAAATGGGATACAATGTGGAGGAAGTTTTTGATGGAGATACTGGTCTGGAAGAGTTAGAAAATGGAAAGTTTCAAGTTGTCTTGTTAAGCTCGGAATTGCCGGACATAGAAGGAAACAGGGTTTTGAAAAGTATCAAGGAGACGCATCCCCTTAGCGAGGTTATTGTGCTTGGCGAACATAGCACGATGCGCTCAGCTTTTGATTCGATGCGTTTAGGCGCTTACGATTATCTGAGCAGACCTTTCGATTTAAATCAAGTAATCTCCACTATTGAACGAGCCATTGAGCATTGTAAGAGGCACAAGAGTAGGCGCGACGGAAATGGGAAATTGTCACGCCGCAGTCTCCCTTCTAACATGGTGGGAGAGAGTTCGGCAATGAAGTCGATTTTGGATTTGGTCCAGAAAGTAGCTCCCACTGATTCTGCTGTCCTTGTTCAAGGAGAAACAGGCACCGGTAAGGGATTAATAGCTAATGCCATCTATAAGAATAGTTCGCGTTGGGATGAATCCTTCATTGTAATCAATTGTAGTGCTATCCCTGATACTCTTTTGGAAAGTGAGCTTTTTGGATATGAAAAGGGTGCTTTCACTGACGCTACTCGTCTGAAACGCGGTCTTTTAGAGACAGCTAATGGCGGGACTCTATTTTTGGACGAAGTCAGTGAAATAAGCCCAAGTTTACAATCTAAATTATTGCGAGTGGTGGAGACCGGAGACTTTCGCCGTTTAGGGAGTAACCAGGAAATCCAGATTGACTTAAGAATCATTTGTGCTACTAACAGGGATTTATATAAAGAGGTTGCTTCTCGTCGGTTTAGGGAAGACCTTTATTATCGTTTAAGTGTAGTGACTATAAATGTTCCGCCTTTGAGAGAAAGACCGGATGATATACCTTTATTAGTTAATTTCTTTTTAGATAATTTAAAAGTTTCCGGTAAAGGGAAAAAAACAATTTCTCCAGAAGCACTGGAAATGTTGAAGGAATATGATTGGCCGGGAAATATTCGCGAACTACGCAATGTGATTGAAAGGGTAATAATTCTAACCGAACGAAATAGTATTGAAGTTGCAGATTTACCGCCTATCATTCAGAAACATAAGACTGTAAAACAATTATTTTTAATGCCTCCTGAGGAGAGATATCTTACCCTTGAGGAACTGGAAAAGATGTATATAGAAAAGGTATTAGAACATTGCCGTGGACATCGCAGTCAAACAGCAGAGATTTTAGGTGTCACTCGCCATACCTTATATAATAAGCTCAAACATTTTGGAATTGATGAGAAAAAAATTGCCTCTTTTAAATCCTTCCGAAAAAAATAACCCTCCTAATTTGGTAAATAATTCAACATTTTGCCAAATCATTGCACAACTTATCAATATTTATTGTCGGTAAACTCACCTTTTCTTGAATCATTTATGTAAAAAGATTACTCATTTTAATTAGTATCCCAGATATACAATTATTGAGCCAGTTAAACTCAGTTTATGCCCTGGTTTCATCCATTTTATCGTCAAGAATCTGATATCCATAAGACAGCCGGTTCTTATTGATAAATTTTTATGGCAGGAAAGTTGCTTCCTGACCGAGTAGAGACAACTCTAAATTGAAAAGGAGAAAAGATGAGTAAAAAATTATTAAAGAAAGTGCAGGTAGTTTCCGGAAAGACAGCAGGGATAATAGCCAGAGAAACGTTAGCAGTGGCTAAGAGAGCTGGCACTATGCCCGGTCTCATCAAGATGAAAACAGTTGAAGCAATTCAAGTGAGCGGAAAGACATTAAGAATTAAAAGGTTAAAAAGTGATCTTAAGAAATGGGAAAAGAAAAGATGGGCTACCTTCACTAAAATGGGTGAGATGATATTTAAATTAGCAGGAAAGAAGGCAAAAAACATCTGGCAGAGAAAGGAGATCAAAGGCTTCGTTCGTGAATTGAAAAAATGTGAAGCTGAGATAGGATGGATAAAAACCCAGATTACTGAGATTAAAAAAAGTAGCGAAGAACAGATTAATTATCACCAGGCCATTCTTAATTTAAGTTCAAAAGAAAAAGACGTTCGTCTGGGAGCAGTGAAATCTTTAGGCCAGTTAAGTGACAAAGATGTTATTACCATTTTAACTAAGAAACTGAAAGATCCTGATTTGGAGGTTCGTCAGGAAACTATACGGGTGCTGCACAAAATAATTGACCAGGAATATCCACAATAAAACCAGTGGGCCGGGATCCTGTTAAGGAAAGGTTAAAAAAACTGGATAGAGTGAAAATAGCTATTCCATCAGATGACGACAAAAGCATTTCCCCCCATTTTGGGAGATGTTGCTGTTTTATCATTTATGAAGTTGAAGGCAATAAAGTTAATAGCAGAACAGTCAGAGAGAATCTCTGTTGCCCACACCGAGCCAATATCTGTCCCAAAACGGTATCGGTTCAAACAAGGGAATTTGTAGAAAGAATACGGAATGAAGCGGTTTCAGAGATTCGTGATTGTCAGATCCTAATCGGAAGATATATGAACCAAAGTGCAATTGATAATCTCAACAGTCACAATATTAGAGTTATCCTGGTTGATGAGAAAGATGCCGATGTTGCAATAGAGAAATATTTACTGGGGATATTGGTAAAAGTTCAAAATCAACAATTTTGTATGTGTTGTCAAGCTAACTGTCTAAAAATATAAAACCAGGAGTAAGGGATGGCTAATCATCCATATCGAGGTCTGGCAGTTGTCCTTTCTTTTCTCTTACCCGGGCTGGGACAGATTTATAATCAAGAGTTTGGTAAAGGAACAAGATTTATTATCGCCTATATCATTTCCTGGGCATTGTCTTTTATTGTTATTGGTTGGTTCTTTTTAGTTATTGTCTGGATTTGGTCAATGGTCGATGCTTATCAATCTACCGGGAGAGTAACTCCCCCTCCTTGCCGTGCCCCCCGGGGGTAGCGGAGCAAAACCGGGGGACGGCGAGGCACTCTATGAACACTTTGCAGTTTCGCATCTATTTATCCTCGCTCTGATTTGCCATATCTCCATGCTGAAGGATGAGGTCGTTAGAAATGGAATTTCTAATGAAGTAAAGGAAAAAGAGAATGCGTTCGATAGCTTTAATCAATCAAAAAGGTGGTGTGGGTAAAACAACCACGGTAGCGAATCTGGGAGCTTGTCTGGCTCAGTTGGGAAAGAAAGTGTTGGTAGTAGATTTAGACCCACAGGCTAATTTAACTATCCATTTTGGAATCAAAAGTAACGAGTTAGAATGTTCGATTTATGACCTTCTATTGTGGAAGACTAAGGCAGAGGAAGTGATTATTCCCACTGGAGTTGAGGGTTTAAATATCATTCCTGCTAATATCGACCTTTCCAGGGCAGAAATTGAACTGGTGAATATGCCCAGCCGGGAGACAATACTCAAAGACCGACTTTTCTTGACATTTAAAAAATACGACTATTCTTTGATTGATTGTGCTCCCTCTTTAGGGTTGCTCACCCTGAATGCGTTAACCTCTGTGCGAGAGATATTTATTCCCATCCAGACTCAATTTTTTGCCTTGCAAGGAATAAATAGACTTTTGGAGACAATTGAAATCGTAAGGAAAAAAGTTAATCCTCTGCTTAAAGTAACCGGGGTTATCCCCGTAATGTACGATGTGCGCACAAATCTAAGTCAGGAAGTTTTGAACAGAATAAAGGGATATTTTAAAAAGGAAGTATTTAAAACTATTATTCGAGAAAATGTTCGCATAGCCGAGAGTCCCAGTTTTGGGTTGCCCATTACTTTATACAGTGCGGGTTCTTATGGTGCAGAGGACTATATGAAATTGGCAAAGGAGGTAGTTTCTCGTGAGTAAAAGCAAAAGCAAAAGCAAAAGCAAAAGGAAAAGGAAAGCATTGGGTGAGGAGCTATTAGGTAAAAGAGGAATACGTGAGAATCGGCATTTAACGAGTAAAAGAAGAGTCTCTGGAGAAGACCCTTATGCCTGGATTGAAGGAAAAGAGGGAAAGAAGAGAATGAAGAAAAAACCCGGGCGACCCAAAAAAGCTAAACCAAGCAAACAACGACGACCTTCCAGATTGAAGGCTAAAAGAATAGCGAAAAAGTCCAAACTACCAGCAAAAATTTGGAACAGGCTGAAAAGAGTTGAAAAGGGAGCGGTACTCCTGCCCAAGGAAATAATGACTGTTGCCAAGGCTACGGGAAAGGTCACCAGTAAAATAACTGCCGACTTCTCTAAGACAATTGCTTCCGGGGTAGTAGCCGGGCCGAAAGAAGCTAAAAAAATTATTCGGCGTGTGCAGGTGAAAATTAAAGCTGGTCACCTGAAAAGCAGGATGGAGAAACTTTTCGGTATTCTCGGCGAGAAATGTTACCGATTGGCGGACAAAAAGAGGGCTATCGTAAAAGAAAAAAGGGTACAGAACCTAATTAAACAGATAAAAAATTGTCAAAAAGAGCTACAAAAGATAGAGAAAGGAATTTAGTTTAGATTTTCGTTCCTTAGATAGTTGGGCTTCACACTAAAAAAAATCTAATAGGAGGTCTGAGGTGGTAAAAAAGAAAGTTACTAATGGGAAAAAGTTGTGGGAAACAAACTTAGAAGAAAAGAAAACGGGTATTGATTTGAGACGTCCCGTTAAGACAGCTGCTTTTACGATTACCGGTGCAGGAACTGGAGTTCTGGGCGCGATTGCCGGGGTAACTTTAGCTGGCATATTTGAAATTGCTCTGCCAGTAGGACTCTGTCTTTGGGCAGGGGGTATTACCTGTGGCGCTATTGGGATGGCGTTAGGCGTGGGCAAAAAAAAGAAATCCAGGTGAACATATGAAAGAATCGATTTTGGTAGTCGCAAACTTTAGTTTGCGTTTATATGCGCCGGCTAAAGCCGTCGGCTACCATTTTTCAGCAATATCTACAATCAGATATTTGTGGGAAATTTTTAATAAACATTGAGATTCGAATATGATCATAAAATTAAGATTATTTCTAAAGTTCCTTATTCTCTACTGGGAAAAATTACTCGATATTATAGAGAAATTTCTTAGCCTTGACCCGAAACAGGTGAGTAAGGTATATGCGGAAGTTGGTAGAGAATGCGTGGATAGAGGTTGGGAAAAGGATGCAATTGATTTGTACCAGAAGGTCATTTTACTCAGTCCACGCGATAAAGATGCATATTTTCAATTAGGCAGAATCTATACGAGAATAAAAAGCTGGGAGGAAGCTATGAGGTTCTACCATAGAAGTATTGAGTTAGGACTACGAAATCATGAGGTTTATTATCGTATAGGTTTAGCCCACGACTATTTTAATCAAACAGAGGAAGCTTTAAAGTGTTATAAAAAAGCAATAAAACTGGATTCACATCACGACGAGTATTATTTCCGACTGGGCTTACTTTATGATAGTAAAAAAATGCACGACAAGGCAATTCTCTCTTATAACAGAGCAATTTCTCTTAATCCTCAAGAGCCCAAATATTATTATAGTTTAGGGTTAGCTTATGACAGCAAAAATATGCACAACAAGGCGGTAGATTTTTTACGAAAAGCGATGGAGTTGCAGGAAAAAGAATCACCGGTAATAGATAAAGAGTAAAAGACGATGTAACAATCTAGCAATAGGAGGAGGGACGAAGATGTTAGCAAAAATCGAAATCTTATTACAGATGCTGGGACTGGCATTTAAGAGATTCCTTGAAGGGATTGAGCAGCTTTTCCAACCAAGATCTTTAGATCAGGCAACAATTTATAGCAAAGTGGGAGAGAAATATGCTGATAAAGGCCAAATGGACCAGGCAATAGTCTCTTTGAAAACAGCAATAGAGCTTAATCCATCCGGTGGAGGGGCCTATTACAAACTTGGTCTGGCCTACGGCGAAAAAGGATTATGGGATGAGGCGATTACCTGTTATAAGAGGATATTAAAACTTGAGCCTAATGGTATCCAATCTACGGCTTTTGATAAAGCAGAAATCTATACCCGTCTCGGTTTAGCCTATAATAAGAAAAATATGATTGACAAAGCAATAAGTTCATACAGAAAGTCGTTGAAAATTTTTCCCGACCAACCTGAAACGTACTATCGATTAGGATTACTTTACGACAGGAAAAAAATGCACGAGCAATCTATTAAAACTTATGAGAGAGCAATTGAACTCAATCCACGGACAGCAAAATACTATTACAGTTTAGGATTAGCCTACGATGGTAAAGGTGAACATAACAAGGCAATTGATGCCTTCCGCCAGGCGATGGAAGCCGAAGAAACTGATTAATAGACTAAAAGAACTCTTTCAAAGATTGCCGTTTAAATTACTGGAAAAATGAGTCTTATAAGAGCAGTAATCAGAAGAACATATCTGGACAAATTATATCCAATACACGCATTATCAAAACGACAGTTAAATGGAATTAAGAAGTTAACGGGAAGTGTAAAAGGATATCTTGGTAAGCATCAAATCTTAGCGTGGTTATTGAGAACGCTGTTAACGGTAGCAATTGCTGTCGTTATCTGGGCACTTATTCATTGGTACAACGATTATGCCCGAATAGGGACTCGCGCGGAAGCATATTTTGCTCAAGTAGGGGTGGAAATGAAAAGACGCACTAATTTAATTCCTAACCTGGTGGTAGCGGCAAGAAAATATGCTTTTCACGAAGAAGAGATATTTAAGCATGTGTCTGATGCGCGAGAAATGTTCGTCCGGGCGAAAAATGTTAAACAGAGAATGGAAGCTGCGGAAAAACTTGATGCTGCGTTATCAAAGCTATTGGCTCTTGTTGAGCGGTATCCGGACTTAAAAGCTACCGAGTCTATACAAGATTTAATTAAAGAACTGTCCAATACAGAAAATCGTATTGCCGAACAGAAGGCAAAATATAACGAGGTGGCGAGAACATATAATCAACTTCTAAGTACATTCCCCACAAATATTCTGGGTAGAATTTATGGATTTGGTCAACGGAAACCATACATTGGTGCTGAAAGTGACTTATTGAAAGCACCGGAAGTGGATTTTGAATGGAAGGAGGATTCTACAGATGAATAAAATTATTACTGGCTTAGTTGTCCTTGCTATTGGTCTATGGGCGATAGTTTCCTGGTGGTGGTTCATCTGGGATATTATCAGAGGAGTGATAGCAGTTCTTTTTGTTCTTGCTGGGTTGACTTTGATTGGTTTAGGACTGAAGAATACTGGTAAAAAACCTGCGGGAACAAAATAGAGTATATCCGGTATTCTATATCAAGCTTCTCGGAGTTCAGCGATATGAGAACAAAGAATAAAACAATGGATTCTAATAATGCTTGTGCCAAAGAAAAACTAAAACCGTGGTTAGTAGGTTTAGTAGTTCTAATTGTCATTGTGATAGGTTGGATAGTGTTAGGTAAAGGATGGAAAAGCAGGGAACCTGTCTGGGAAGACAGGATGTTTTTGGGCAAGACAAATCTTCCTGCTGGAATCAAGTCAGGGAATAAACCTAATCAGGCCACT of bacterium contains these proteins:
- a CDS encoding AAA family ATPase encodes the protein MRSIALINQKGGVGKTTTVANLGACLAQLGKKVLVVDLDPQANLTIHFGIKSNELECSIYDLLLWKTKAEEVIIPTGVEGLNIIPANIDLSRAEIELVNMPSRETILKDRLFLTFKKYDYSLIDCAPSLGLLTLNALTSVREIFIPIQTQFFALQGINRLLETIEIVRKKVNPLLKVTGVIPVMYDVRTNLSQEVLNRIKGYFKKEVFKTIIRENVRIAESPSFGLPITLYSAGSYGAEDYMKLAKEVVSRE
- a CDS encoding tetratricopeptide repeat protein — encoded protein: MIIKLRLFLKFLILYWEKLLDIIEKFLSLDPKQVSKVYAEVGRECVDRGWEKDAIDLYQKVILLSPRDKDAYFQLGRIYTRIKSWEEAMRFYHRSIELGLRNHEVYYRIGLAHDYFNQTEEALKCYKKAIKLDSHHDEYYFRLGLLYDSKKMHDKAILSYNRAISLNPQEPKYYYSLGLAYDSKNMHNKAVDFLRKAMELQEKESPVIDKE
- a CDS encoding tetratricopeptide repeat protein, yielding MLAKIEILLQMLGLAFKRFLEGIEQLFQPRSLDQATIYSKVGEKYADKGQMDQAIVSLKTAIELNPSGGGAYYKLGLAYGEKGLWDEAITCYKRILKLEPNGIQSTAFDKAEIYTRLGLAYNKKNMIDKAISSYRKSLKIFPDQPETYYRLGLLYDRKKMHEQSIKTYERAIELNPRTAKYYYSLGLAYDGKGEHNKAIDAFRQAMEAEETD
- a CDS encoding LemA family protein, yielding MSLIRAVIRRTYLDKLYPIHALSKRQLNGIKKLTGSVKGYLGKHQILAWLLRTLLTVAIAVVIWALIHWYNDYARIGTRAEAYFAQVGVEMKRRTNLIPNLVVAARKYAFHEEEIFKHVSDAREMFVRAKNVKQRMEAAEKLDAALSKLLALVERYPDLKATESIQDLIKELSNTENRIAEQKAKYNEVARTYNQLLSTFPTNILGRIYGFGQRKPYIGAESDLLKAPEVDFEWKEDSTDE